Proteins from a genomic interval of Plasmodium reichenowi strain SY57 chromosome 11, whole genome shotgun sequence:
- a CDS encoding hypothetical protein (conserved Plasmodium protein, unknown function) has protein sequence MVKLSLASKYIYPNDMCELIRTVTDIIEKKHDVEVDKKQLWDIINNIYDQWINVSEIEKEEDKKDYYKLISFFTLLLSTNWFNEDQNELEYLVNEIYFAHMGLAQSYPEEELTRAIENSLGAEVKKCIINKNDLSVEFIKGDYGDGIFDGKIVLDVNAGLFLHTQKDVLQYTGKLPVDAYEIELAISSFDWKQRDEKKKE, from the exons ATGGTGAAACTTAGTCTAGCatctaaatatatatatcccAATGATATGTGTGAATTAATAAGAACTGTAACCGATATTATTGAAAAGAAACATGATGTAGAAGTAGataaaaaacaattatgggatatcattaataatatttatgatcAATGGATAAACGTTTCTGaaatagaaaaagaagaagacaaaaaagattattataaattaatatctttttttacGTTACTTTTATCTACTAACTGGTTTAATGAAGATCAAAATGAGTTGGAATATCTTGTAAATGAAATTTATTTTGCTCATATGGGTTTAGCACAATCATATCCAGAGGAGGAACTTACCAGAGCAATAGAAAATTCCCTAGGTGCCGAAGTAAAAAAG TGCATAATTAATAAGAACGATTTAAGTGTAGAATTTATAAAAGGAGATTATGGAGATGGTATTTTTGATGGCAAAATTGTACTAGACGTAAATGCTGGTTTATTTTTGCACACACAAAAGGATGTTTTGCAATATACAGGGAAATTACCTGTTGATGCGTATGAAATTGAACTAGCTATTAGTTCATTTGATTGGAAACAACGAgacgaaaaaaaaaaagaatag
- a CDS encoding AP-1 complex subunit sigma, putative, translated as MIHFVLLISRQGKTRLAKWYIPLSQKEKAKIIRETSQITLNRTPKLCNFVEWREYKLVFKRYASLFFIACIDKGDNELITLEIIHHYVEILDKYFGNVCELDLIFNFHKAYYLLDEILVTGEMQESSKKTILRIVAAQDSLMEDNKTTKKLGALI; from the exons ATGATTCATTTTGTATTACTTATTAGTCGACAAGGAAAAACTCGACTAGCCAAATGGTACATCCCTTTATCTCAAAAAGAAAAGgcaaaaataataagagAAACATCACAAATAACTTTAAACAGGACTCCAAAACTTTGTAATTTTGTGGAATGGAGAGAATATAAACTTGTTTTTAAAAG GTATGCaagtttattttttattgcTTGTATAGATAAAGGCGACAACGAATTAATTACCCTGGAAATTATACACCACTATGTAGAAATTTtagataaatattttgGTAATGTTTGTGAACTtgatttaatttttaattttcataaagcttattatttattagaTGAAATATTAGTAACTGGTGAAATGCAAGAAAGTAGTAAAAAAACAATCCTCCGTATTGTCGCAGCTCAAGACTCATTAATGgaagataataaaactACCAAAAAATTAGGAGCCCttatataa
- a CDS encoding heat shock protein 90, putative has product MSFSKFMKCSTQLSRRLSNLEGKGSINKSAFYNCTREKCSIGCLKKKMNVDLKKICEISKMNRRNYSSECENYEFKAETKKLLQIVAHSLYTDKEVFIRELISNSSDAIEKLRFLLQAGNIKVSENIPFHIKVSTDEENNLFIIEDSGVGMNKEEVIDNLGTIAKSGSLNFLNKLKEKKEILNRDNNINKNQIHNNIDNNNNKNNIDVPIEANEKSQEGDIIGQFGVGFYSSFVVSNKVEVFTRSYDNNNSSIGYHWVSYGNGTFTLKEIDDIPKGTKIICHLKDSCKEFSNIQYVQKIVEKFSSFINFPVYVLKKKKIQQTKKDTQQNEQNEQNGHIGQNEQSGHIGQNEQSGHNDHIEHNEHNDHIDHIEHNEHIEYKKDECEKNMDNVETINMDNPTKDNIKAERLSKQNDYENMNQCNNEENVLNTTKELNEELIVEEILVNKQKPLWCKDNVTEEEHRNFFNFLNKNKSYNEDNKSYLYKMLYKTDAPLSIKSVFYIPEEAPSRLFQQSNDIEISLYCKKVLVKKNADNIIPKWLYFVKGVIDCEDMPLNISRENMQDSSLINKLSRVVVSKILKTLEKEADLNEDKYLKFYKNYNYNLKEGVLEDSNKNHYKNSLMNLLRFYSINQNKFISLKQYINNFKNNQKNIYYFSANDKNVALNSPYMEPFKKQNIDVLLLLEEIDEFVLMNLQSYKDSKFVSIDTSQNEDFDEAVFNTNQNDNEQKKSIFFNDEQKKELQAYFKQVLGSKCSDVKFSERLTTSPAVVTGFLSPTLRKVMKATMKNSDFNDNTTNSNNMNMFQNLPATLELNPSHTIVTSIYHLKNTNQDVAKLLVQQLYDNACIAAGILEDPRSLLSKLNELLVLTARYAYHYEKKDIQENTNDQPIDLKDNTISIDDTLNTKQNNTNGDSLMKEAQSSNL; this is encoded by the coding sequence ATGAGTTTCTCCAAGTTTATGAAATGCTCAACACAATTAAGCAGGAGGCTTTCGAACTTGGAAGGTAAAGGGAGCATTAACAAATCAGCATTTTATAATTGTACACGAGAAAAATGTAGTATTGGTTgtttaaagaaaaagatgaaTGTTGActtaaagaaaatatgtGAGATTTCAAAAATGAATAGAAGAAATTATAGTAGTGAATGTGAAAATTACGAATTCAAAGCTGAAAcgaaaaaattattacagATTGTTGCACATTCTTTATATACAGACAAAGAAGTATTCATTAGAGAATTAATAAGTAATTCATCAGACGCGATTGAAAAATTAAGATTTTTACTTCAAGCtggaaatataaaagttaGTGAAAATATTCCTTTCCACATAAAGGTATCAAcagatgaagaaaataatttatttattatagaAGATAGTGGTGTGGGTATGAACAAGGAAGAAGTTATAGATAATTTGGGAACTATAGCAAAAAGTGGATCATTGAATTTTTTGaacaaattaaaagaaaaaaaagaaatctTAAATAgagataataatataaataaaaatcaaatCCACAACaatattgataataataataataaaaataatatcgATGTTCCTATTGAAGCTAATGAAAAATCTCAAGAAGGAGATATTATAGGACAATTTGGAGTAGGATTTTATAGTTCTTTTGTTGTTTCAAATAAAGTAGAAGTATTTACAAGATcttatgataataataattcatcAATAGGATATCATTGGGTATCATACGGAAATGGAACTTTTACATTAAAAGAAATTGACGATATACCAAAAGGtacaaaaattatttgtCATTTAAAAGATAGTTGTAAAGAATTTTCAAATATTCAATATGTTCAAAAAATTGTAGAGaaattttcttcttttattaatttccCTGTTTATGTTcttaagaaaaaaaaaattcaacAAACGAAGAAAGACACACaacaaaatgaacaaaatgaacaaaatggTCACATTGGACAAAATGAACAAAGTGGTCACATTGGACAAAATGAACAAAGTGGTCACAATGATCACATTGAACACAATGAACACAATGATCACATTGATCACATTGAACACAATGAACACATTGAATACAAGAAGGATGAatgtgaaaaaaatatggataatGTAGAAACAATTAATATGGATAACCCAAcaaaagataatataaaagcAGAACGTTTATCAAAACAAAATGATTATGAAAACATGAACCAATgtaataatgaagaaaatgtaTTAAACACAACCaaagaattaaatgaaGAACTTATTGTTGAAGAAATTTTAGTTAATAAACAAAAACCATTGTGGTGTAAAGATAATGTTACAGAAGAAGAACATcgaaatttttttaattttttaaataaaaataaatcatataatgaagataataaaagttatttatacaaaatgttatataaaacagATGCACCATTATCTATTAAAAgtgttttttatattccAGAAGAAGCACCATCTAGACTTTTTCAACAATCAAATGATATCGaaatatctttatattgTAAAAAGGTATtagttaaaaaaaatgcagataatataataccAAAGTGGCTCTATTTTGTTAAAGGTGTTATAGATTGTGAGGATATGCCCTTAAATATTAGCAGAGAAAATATGCAAGATAGTTCCTTAATCAATAAATTATCTAGAGTTGTTGTTagtaaaatattaaaaacatTAGAAAAAGAAGCAGATCTGAATGAAGacaaatatttaaaattctataaaaattataattataatttaaaagaagGTGTTTTAGAAgattcaaataaaaatcattataaaaatagttTAATGAATTTATTAAGATTCTATTcaataaatcaaaataaatttatatctttaaaacaatatataaacaattttaaaaataatcaaaaaaatatttattatttctcAGCAAATGATAAAAACGTAGCATTAAATTCACCATATATGGAACCATtcaaaaaacaaaatatagatgtattattattactagAAGAAATCGATGAATTTGTTCTTATGAATTTACAATCATACAAAGATTCCAAATTTGTTTCTATCGACACTTCTCAAAATGAAGATTTTGATGAAGCTGTATTCAATACAAAtcaaaatgataatgaacaaaaaaaatccattttctttaatgatgaacaaaaaaaagaattacaAGCTTATTTTAAACAAGTATTAGGTTCTAAATGTTCAGATGTTAAATTTTCAGAAAGACTAACAACATCTCCAGCAGTTGTTACTGGATTCTTATCACCTACTTTGAGAAAGGTAATGAAAGCCACTATGAAAAATTCAGattttaatgataatactactaatagtaataatatgaatatgtTTCAAAATCTACCGGCAACATTAGAACTTAATCCTTCACATACTATAGTTACATCTATATATCATCTAAAAAATACGAATCAGGACGTAGCCAAATTATTAGTTCAACAATTGTATGATAATGCATGCATAGCAGCGGGGATATTAGAAGACCCACGTTCTCTTCTAAGTAAGTTAAATGAACTCTTGGTATTAACAGCTAGATATGCATACcattatgaaaaaaaagatatacaAGAAAATACAAACGATCAACCAATAGATCTAAAGGATAATACTATCTCTATAGATGATACTCTTAACACGAAACAGAATAATACAAATGGGGACTCTCTCATGAAGGAAGCTCAGTCATCCAAcctataa
- a CDS encoding insulinase, putative — translation MHDYVRINSIKLEQDLEVEEYYSLDSGLRIILNKTKSPKIYGFFTLLTEAENDEGLPHTLEHLIFLGSHKYPYKGLLDFLAYKCLSEGTNAWTAIDHTCYTIETFGIEGFCNILPIYLDFILNPTLENNMFLSEVHHIFENGTHNGVVYSEMKSIENNCENIVERTVITNLYPSKKGGYRYETGGTLEGLRQTNNNRVREYFKKFYKLNNFAIIIFGNFKNDVILDIIHKFEEYHLELNPSQKKQIIDINNYYNDQNRNDIIKEQKDNIYLNKEGKKNIYDIQKCKELFLKDIQSNNRPWRRPENIEKREGSLMIKKYYPCNNLNNGQVTIAWRGCAWEDVQTKLAISLLGNYLTDLTTSPVSKRLLEDKETYCSSLDFSLEDLKENYFSIDIYDVSYKYKCNKFSNGINDHNVRTNTDTQKGITNVNQNNNDNNNDNNNNDNNNNNNNNDHYCKNSIKNIPCNHPQDNKNVIEPSSEKCNINVNPSDVPNDNIKMNVVADITRNCLNEVYEKPLNMDRLKNIIKRSYLQHLRDLETSPHYLLNEILIKYFIYGSNICDLEKCLNLKKIYIKLLNEDEKYWKDILKRYILQNDYVEVRCYPSVKKAKKIENFEKKLIEMEQQKYGMEKLNKMVENIKKIKENIEKKPPKASIDIVESAKPRNVYIEGISVFRNFKSLMNEPNKTDEQIFACVKATITKNDNNKKNNQNNDNNNNNNDNNNNNQNNDNNNDNHSNNSSIENFRLLKKLTEDLKRIIFPIQLSNIYSNFVCIHVLINSKNIDKCLKPYLPLLSYLMFETDIVVNNKNIKCEHFIEEMIRNTINYDCNFGLGENAKNFKAGSLGNIICIQIVGLLENYEKLFDLLFLSIFKMNLTLHRLEIILKSAYQNLLQKKNKPKTLVINLEYALRYMKNSNSGLVSIGQQELILKLIENKNNLLDVYNKLNLLKDQLFNLKNIVLVIDGNFSKVHNIFSWYDKWFTIKNMQTCEYTINNPIIDFNFDSDISNTCESFKYLDQSTKTQQHKEQQHKEEHKEEQHKEEQHKEQQHKEQQHKEQQHKEQQHKEQQHKEQNNDDINSYNYCNHICNNEEEENESSKYISLGPNQHKSLKEYLDTQFEADDKHFEMNYIKDKAYNGVVCGIKSTDVSYLKLTIKAPSGYDNKYYCCLLVLREFFSMTEGPLYNSIRGGGFAYECALEYNCILGEVSLRIYRSSDIISALREAIKILKYYCNNEMKENELSIAKSSAYYSIFNNQETVSDRASQTIFLSLKNLNLNFYQELLSNVEKITTKDMLYVCQTYVSKIVNFKIDKKNALMGSTLSIICCSEKTEEIVNALKQKNDIINFGDICNVDVTQLYQFFKTYDIISALKLPSYKDNLYGNHTNVLNDHNVLEQDNILDEDNTPDDDNTPDDDNTPDDDNTSDDDNTSDDDNTSDDDNTSDECFEISCCSVHSEDDSYPGSSDHEKL, via the coding sequence atgcaCGATTATGTAAGAATTAATAGCATAAAACTAGAACAAGATTTAGAAGTAGAAGAATATTATTCTTTAGATTCTGGGTTaagaataattttaaataaaacaaagAGTCCTAAGATATATGGATTTTTCACCTTATTAACAGAAGCTGAGAATGATGAAGGGTTACCACATACATTAGaacatttaatatttttagGTAGTCATAAATATCCATATAAAGGATTATTAGATTTTTTAGCTTATAAATGTTTATCAGAAGGTACAAATGCTTGGACGGCTATTGACCATACATGTTATACAATAGAAACCTTTGGTATAGAAGgattttgtaatattttgCCGATATATTTagattttattttgaacCCTACgttagaaaataatatgtttttatcAGAAGTACATCATATATTTGAAAACGGAACACATAACGGAGTAGTATACTCAGAAATGAAATCTATCGAAAATAATTGTGAGAATATTGTAGAACGAACTGTTATAACAAATCTTTATCCAAGTAAAAAAGGAGGTTATAGATATGAAACAGGGGGAACCTTAGAAGGATTAAGACAAACGAATAATAATCGAGTTAgagaatattttaaaaaattttataaattaaataattttgctattattatatttggtaattttaaaaatgatgtTATACTAGACATAATACATAAGTTTGAAGAATATCACCTAGAATTAAATCCTTCccaaaaaaaacaaataatagatataaataattattataatgatcaaaatagaaatgatattataaaagaacaaaaggataatatttatttaaataaagaaggaaaaaaaaatatatatgacattcaaaaatgtaaagaattgtttttaaaagatattCAAAGTAATAATAGACCATGGAGAAGACCtgaaaatattgaaaaaagaGAAGGATCTTTAAtgattaaaaaatattatccttgtaataatttaaataatggACAAGTTACAATAGCTTGGAGAGGATGTGCTTGGGAAGATGTACAAACCAAATTAGCTATATCATTATTAGGAAATTATCTTACAGATTTAACAACATCTCCTGTAAGTAAACGATTATTAGAAGATAAAGAAACATACTGTAGTAGTTTAGATTTTTCTCTTGAAgatttaaaagaaaattatttttcaatagatatatatgatgtgtcatataaatataaatgtaacAAATTCTCTAACGGTATTAATGATCATAATGTACGAACAAATACGGATACACAAAAAGGAATCACCAACGttaatcaaaataataatgataataataatgataataataataatgataataataataataataataataatgatcaCTATTGTAAGAATAGTATTAAGAATATACCATGTAACCACCCCCAAGATAACAAAAATGTAATCGAACCTTCAAGCgaaaaatgtaatattaatgtAAATCCATCAGATGTTCctaatgataatataaaaatgaatgtTGTTGCGGATATCACAAGAAATTGTTTAAATGAAGTGTATGAGAAACCATTAAATATGGATagattaaaaaatattattaaacGTTCCTATTTACAACATTTACGAGATTTAGAGACATCACcacattatttattaaacgaaatattaattaaatattttatttatggATCTAATATTTGTGATTTAGAAAAATGcttaaatttaaaaaaaatatatattaaacttcttaatgaagatgaaaaatattggaaagatattttaaaaagatatattttacagAATGATTATGTGGAAGTTCGTTGTTATCCTAGTGTTAAGAAAGctaaaaaaattgaaaattttgaaaaaaaattaatagaAATGGAACAACAGAAATATGGTATGGagaaattaaataaaatggttgagaatattaagaaaattaaagaaaatatagaaaaaaaaccTCCTAAAGCTTCAATAGATATTGTTGAATCTGCTAAACCAagaaatgtatatatagAAGGTATAAGCGTTTTTAGAAATTTCAAATCTTTGATGAATGAACCTAACAAAACGGATGAACAAATTTTTGCATGCGTCAAAGCTACAATCACTAagaatgataataataaaaaaaataatcaaaataatgataataataataataataatgataataataataataatcaaaataatgataataataatgataaccATAGCAATAATAGCTCCATCGAGAATTTTCgattattaaaaaaactTACAGAAgatttaaaaagaataatttttcCTATTCAACTAAGCAATATTTATTCCAACTTTGTTTGTATCCATGTTTTGATAAATTCgaaaaatatagataagTGTTTAAAACCATATTTACCGTTATTAAGCTATCTTATGTTCGAAACGGATATTgttgtaaataataaaaatataaaatgtgaACATTTTATTGAAGAGATGATTAGAAATACCATTAATTATGATTGTAATTTTGGTCTTGGTGAAAATGCAAAGAATTTTAAGGCAGGAAGTTTAggtaatattatatgtatacaaaTAGTAGGATTATTagaaaattatgaaaaattatttgatttattatttttatctatatttaaaatgaaTTTAACTTTACATAGATtagaaattatattaaaatcagcatatcaaaatttattacaaaaaaaaaacaaaccAAAAACTTTAGTAATAAATTTGGAATATGCTTTAAGATATATGAAGAATAGTAATTCAGGTTTGGTATCCATAGGTCAACAGgaattaatattaaaattaattgagaataagaataatttattagatgtatataataaattaaatttattaaaagatcaattatttaatttaaaaaatatagttTTAGTAATAGATGGGAACTTTTCTAAggttcataatattttttcatgGTATGATAAATGGTTtacaattaaaaatatgcaAACATGTGaatatacaataaataaTCCGATTATTGATTTTAATTTTGATTCAGATATTAGTAACACGTGTGaatcttttaaatatcTTGACCAAAGCACCAAAACACAACAACATAAAGAACAACAACATAAAGAAGAACATAAAGAAGAACAACATAAAGAAGAACAACATAAAGAACAACAACATAAAGAACAACAACATAAAGAACAACAACATAAAGAACAACAACATAAAGAACAACAACataaagaacaaaataatgatgatataaattcttataattattGTAACCATATCTGtaataatgaagaagaagaaaatgaatCCAGCAAATATATCTCCTTAGGACCTAATCAACATAAAAgtttaaaagaatatttagATACCCAATTTGAAGCAGATGATAAACATTTTGAAATGAACTATATTAAAGATAAAGCATACAACGGTGTTGTATGCGGAATTAAGAGTACAGATGTTtcttatttaaaattaacTATAAAAGCCCCTTCAGgatatgataataaatattattgttgtttATTAGTTCTAAGAGAATTCTTTTCAATGACTGAAGGACcattatataatagtaTTAGAGGAGGTGGGTTTGCATATGAATGTGCTTTAGAATATAATTGTATTTTGGGTGAAGTTAGTTTACGTATTTATAGATCAAGTGATATAATAAGTGCTTTAAGAGAAGCTATCAAAATATTGAAGTATTATTGCAATAATGAAATGAAAGAAAACGAATTATCTATTGCTAAAAGTAGTGCTTATTATAGTATCTTTAATAACCAAGAAACCGTTAGTGATCGTGCTAGCCAAACTATCTTTTTAAGcttaaaaaatttaaatttaaatttttatcaagaattattatcaaatgttgaaaaaattacaaCAAAAGATATGCTATATGTTTGTCAAACATATGTATCAAAAATTGTAAACTTTAAAATcgataaaaaaaatgcaCTCATGGGATCAACCTTATCTATAATATGTTGTTCAGAAAAAACGGAAGAAATTGTTAATGCTcttaaacaaaaaaatgatataataaattttgGTGATATCTGTAATGTAGACGTAACACAATTATatcaattttttaaaaccTATGATATTATCTCAGCATTAAAATTACCATCTTATAAAGATAATCTTTATGGAAATCATACAAATGTGTTAAATGATCATAACGTATTGGAACAAGATAACATATTGGATGAAGACAACACACCAGATGATGACAACACACCAGATGATGACAACACACCAGATGATGATAACACATCAGATGATGATAACACGTCAGATGATGATAACACGTCAGATGATGATAACACGTCAGATGAATGTTTCGAGATTTCTTGTTGTTCAGTACATTCCGAGGACGACAGCTATCCAGGTTCATCAGACCATGagaaattataa
- a CDS encoding haloacid dehalogenase-like hydrolase, putative, with translation MKDEQISCYYLTEKGKNKCFKNIKLITFDLDHTIWNIDALLNYADNECYKYMEQNYKRLYDYLSKEYALSMTNLVKELLERNIDMNKDGVQILTRIRTDALKYLAKQTNYDEIKFASEIQKLWKEKKKDVHLFISPGTLEYLRELKTRGYILGAITNGDSDVNEIKFLNEIFSFVVRSMDYNFAKPNVEIFNVAENLLKEKNINFHVDEWLHVGDDVYTDIMGAKNKNINCAWITMFREGREISHKEWYSYLKLKYEQNDNKQTLSQYDPYADGLFAKFRKKDVVLPFDYIDIEIRHCRDLDSILA, from the coding sequence atgaaagatGAACAAATATCATGTTATTATCTTACCGAGAAAGGGAAAAATAAATGCtttaagaatataaaattgaTTACGTTCGACCTTGACCATACGATATGGAATATCGACGCATTATTGAATTATGCAGATAATGAgtgttataaatatatggaacaaaattataaaagattatatgattatttatCAAAAGAGTATGCATTATCTATGACAAATTTAgtaaaagaattattagAACGAAATATAGATATGAATAAAGACGGTGTACAAATATTAACACGTATAAGAACAGATGCTTTAAAGTATTTAGCTAAGCAAACAAATTATGACGAAATAAAATTTGCTTCAGAAATTCAGAAATTAtggaaagaaaaaaaaaaagatgtacatttatttattagtCCAGGAACATTAGAATATTTAAGAGAATTAAAAACTCGAGGATATATTTTAGGAGCTATAACAAATGGAGATTCTGATGttaatgaaataaaatttttaaatgaaatattttcGTTTGTTGTTAGATCTATGGATTATAATTTTGCGAAACCAAATGtagaaatatttaatgttgcagaaaatttattaaaagagaaaaatataaattttcatGTTGATGAATGGTTACATGTTGGAGATGATGTATATACCGATATTATGGGAGcgaaaaataaaaatattaattgtGCATGGATAACCATGTTTAGAGAAGGAAGAGAAATATCACATAAAGAATGGTATTCATATctaaaattaaaatatgaacaaaatgataataagCAAACATTATCTCAGTATGATCCTTATGCAGATGGGCTCTTTGCTAAGTTTAGAAAAAAGGATGTGGTTCTACCCTTTGATTATATAGATATAGAAATAAGACACTGTCGAGATCTAGATAGTATACTTgcataa